In Vulpes lagopus strain Blue_001 chromosome 1, ASM1834538v1, whole genome shotgun sequence, a genomic segment contains:
- the FAM189B gene encoding protein FAM189B isoform X3, whose product MMPSPSDSSRSLTSRPSTRGLTHLRLHRPWLQALLTLGLAQVLLGVLVVTFSMVASSVTTTESIKRSCPSWAGFSLAFSGVVGVVSWKRPFTLVISFFSLLSVLCVMLSMAGSVLSCKNAQLARDFQDCSMEGKVCVCCPSVPLLRPCPESGQELKVASNSTCDEARGALKNLLFSVCGLTICAAIICTLSAIICCIQIFSLDLVHTQLAPERSVSGPLGSLGCASSPPAPLLHTMLDLEEFVPPVPPPPYYPPEYTCSSETDAQSITYNGSMDSPVPLYPTDCPPSYEAVMGLRGDSQATLFDPQLHDSSCICDRVASIVDVSMDSGSLVLSAIGDFPGGSSPSEDSCLLELQGSVRSVDYVLFRSIQRSRAGYCLSLDCGLRGPFEDSPLPQRPPRAARSYSCSAPEAPPPLGAPTTARSCHRLEGWPPWVGPCFPELRRRVPRGGSRPQAPTAPPARGPTRRFSDSSGSLTPPGQRPPHPAPVPPPLLLPRSHSDPGITTSSDTADFRDLYTKVLEEEAASVSSADTGLCSEACLFRLARCPSPKLLRARSAEKRRPMPTFQKVPLPSGPAPAHSLGDLKSSWPGRGLVTRFFQMSKKAPDPSGNGAHGLKQVPRSPWGRPGRESLHLRSCGDLSSGSSLRRLLSGRRLERGTRPHSLSLSGGSRETGL is encoded by the exons ATGATGCCCTCACCCAGTGACTCCAGCCGCTCGCTGACCAGCCGACCCAGCACCCGGGGCCTTACCCACCTCCGCCTCCACCGACCCTGGCTGCAGGCCCTGCTCACGCTAGGGCTGGCCCAGGTGCTCCTGGGCGTCCTGGTGGTCACCTTCAGCATGGTGGCCTCCTCCGTCACCACCACTGAGAGCATCAAGAGGTCCTGCCCATCTTGGGCTGGGTTCTCG CTGGCGTTCTCCGGGGTAGTTGGCGTTGTGTCTTGGAAGCGGCCATTCACTTTAGTG atctccttcttctccctgctTTCCGTGCTCTGTGTCATGCTCAGCATGGCTGGCTCTGTTCTCTCCTGTAAGAATGCTCAGCTGGCCCGAGACTTCCAAGACTGCTCCATG GAAGGAAAGGTCTGTGTGTGCTGCCCCTCCGTTCCCCTCCTCCGGCCCTGCCCAGAGTCAGGCCAGGAACTGAAAGTTGCCTCTAACTCCACCTGTGACGAAGCCCGAGGAGCCCTCAAG AACCTGCTCTTCAGTGTCTGTGGGCTGACCATTTGTGCCGCCATCATCTGTACCCTCTCAGCTATCATCTGCTGCATCCAAATCTTCTCCCTGGACCTCGTGCACACG CAGCTGGCCCCTGAGCGCTCAGTCTCTGGCCCTTTGGGGTCCCTGGGCTGTGCATCGTcgcccccagcccctctcctgcaCACCATGCTGGATTTGGAAGAATTTGTACCACCAGTACCCCCTCCGCCCTACTATCCCCCAGAGTACACCTGTAGCTCCGAAACAGATGCACAGAG CATCACCTACAATGGCTCCATGGACAGTCCAGTGCCCTTGTACCCTACCGACTGCCCCCCTTCTTATGAGGCTGTCATGGGGCTACGAGGAGACAGCCAG GCCACTCTGTTTGATCCTCAGCTTCACGATAGCTCCTGCATCTGCGACCGCGTGGCCTCCATTGTAGATG TGTCCATGGATAGTGGGTCTCTGGTGCTGTCAGCCATTGGTGACTTCCCCGGGGGCTCCAGCCCATCGGAGGACTCCTGCCTGCTGGAGCTGCAGGGCTCCGTGCGATCCGTCGACTACGTGCTCTTCCGCTCCATCCAGCGCAGCCGAGCTGGCTACTGCCTCAGCCTGGACTGCGGCCTGCGGGGCCCCTTCGAGGACAGCCCCCTGCCTCAGCGGCCCCCGCGGGCTGCCCGCTCCTACTCCTGCTCTGCCCCTGAGGCCCCACCGCCTCTGGGCGCCCCCACAACCGCCCGCAGCTGCCACCGGCTGGAGGGCTGGCCGCCCTGGGTGGGACCCTGCTTCCCTGAGCTGAGGCGGCGGGTCCCCCGCGGAGGCAGCCGGCCCCAAGCCCCCACAGCCCCTCCAGCCCGCGGTCCCACTCGCCGCTTCAGCGACAGCTCAGGTTCCCTCACCCCGCCGGGGCAGCGGCCTCCTCACCCGGCTCCTGTGCCGCCACCGCTGCTGCTGCCTCGGTCCCACAGTGACCCAGGTATCACCACCTCCAGCGACACCG CTGACTTCAGGGACCTTTATACCAAAGTGCTTGAGGAAGAAGCTGCTTCCGTTTCCTCCGCAGACACAG ggcTCTGCTCTGAAGCCTGCCTCTTCCGTCTAGCCCGCTGCCCTTCACCCAAGTTGCTTCGTGCCCGCTCAGCTGAGAAACGGCGCCCCATGCCCACCTTTCAGAAAGTCCCCCTGCCCTCCGGCCCTGCACCCGCCCACTCCCTGGGAGACCTAAAGAGCAGCTGGCCAGGCCGGGGCTTGGTCACTCGTTTCTTTCAGATGTCCAAGAAGGCCCCAGACCCCAGTGGGAATGGGGCCCATGGGCTTAAGCAG GTGCCCCGGAGCCCATGGGGCCGGCCAGGCCGAGAGAGCCTCCACCTTCGCAGCTGTGGCGACCTGAGCTCCGGCTCTTCCCTGCGGCGCCTCCTGTCTGGCCGCCGGCTAGAACGGGGTACCCGCCCCCACAGCCTCAGCCTCAGTGGGGGCAGCCGGGAGACTGGACTCTGA
- the FAM189B gene encoding protein FAM189B isoform X4, whose product MMPSPSDSSRSLTSRPSTRGLTHLRLHRPWLQALLTLGLAQVLLGVLVVTFSMVASSVTTTESIKRSCPSWAGFSLAFSGVVGVVSWKRPFTLVISFFSLLSVLCVMLSMAGSVLSCKNAQLARDFQDCSMEGKVCVCCPSVPLLRPCPESGQELKVASNSTCDEARGALKNLLFSVCGLTICAAIICTLSAIICCIQIFSLDLVHTLAPERSVSGPLGSLGCASSPPAPLLHTMLDLEEFVPPVPPPPYYPPEYTCSSETDAQSITYNGSMDSPVPLYPTDCPPSYEAVMGLRGDSQATLFDPQLHDSSCICDRVASIVDVSMDSGSLVLSAIGDFPGGSSPSEDSCLLELQGSVRSVDYVLFRSIQRSRAGYCLSLDCGLRGPFEDSPLPQRPPRAARSYSCSAPEAPPPLGAPTTARSCHRLEGWPPWVGPCFPELRRRVPRGGSRPQAPTAPPARGPTRRFSDSSGSLTPPGQRPPHPAPVPPPLLLPRSHSDPGITTSSDTADFRDLYTKVLEEEAASVSSADTGLCSEACLFRLARCPSPKLLRARSAEKRRPMPTFQKVPLPSGPAPAHSLGDLKSSWPGRGLVTRFFQMSKKAPDPSGNGAHGLKQVPRSPWGRPGRESLHLRSCGDLSSGSSLRRLLSGRRLERGTRPHSLSLSGGSRETGL is encoded by the exons ATGATGCCCTCACCCAGTGACTCCAGCCGCTCGCTGACCAGCCGACCCAGCACCCGGGGCCTTACCCACCTCCGCCTCCACCGACCCTGGCTGCAGGCCCTGCTCACGCTAGGGCTGGCCCAGGTGCTCCTGGGCGTCCTGGTGGTCACCTTCAGCATGGTGGCCTCCTCCGTCACCACCACTGAGAGCATCAAGAGGTCCTGCCCATCTTGGGCTGGGTTCTCG CTGGCGTTCTCCGGGGTAGTTGGCGTTGTGTCTTGGAAGCGGCCATTCACTTTAGTG atctccttcttctccctgctTTCCGTGCTCTGTGTCATGCTCAGCATGGCTGGCTCTGTTCTCTCCTGTAAGAATGCTCAGCTGGCCCGAGACTTCCAAGACTGCTCCATG GAAGGAAAGGTCTGTGTGTGCTGCCCCTCCGTTCCCCTCCTCCGGCCCTGCCCAGAGTCAGGCCAGGAACTGAAAGTTGCCTCTAACTCCACCTGTGACGAAGCCCGAGGAGCCCTCAAG AACCTGCTCTTCAGTGTCTGTGGGCTGACCATTTGTGCCGCCATCATCTGTACCCTCTCAGCTATCATCTGCTGCATCCAAATCTTCTCCCTGGACCTCGTGCACACG CTGGCCCCTGAGCGCTCAGTCTCTGGCCCTTTGGGGTCCCTGGGCTGTGCATCGTcgcccccagcccctctcctgcaCACCATGCTGGATTTGGAAGAATTTGTACCACCAGTACCCCCTCCGCCCTACTATCCCCCAGAGTACACCTGTAGCTCCGAAACAGATGCACAGAG CATCACCTACAATGGCTCCATGGACAGTCCAGTGCCCTTGTACCCTACCGACTGCCCCCCTTCTTATGAGGCTGTCATGGGGCTACGAGGAGACAGCCAG GCCACTCTGTTTGATCCTCAGCTTCACGATAGCTCCTGCATCTGCGACCGCGTGGCCTCCATTGTAGATG TGTCCATGGATAGTGGGTCTCTGGTGCTGTCAGCCATTGGTGACTTCCCCGGGGGCTCCAGCCCATCGGAGGACTCCTGCCTGCTGGAGCTGCAGGGCTCCGTGCGATCCGTCGACTACGTGCTCTTCCGCTCCATCCAGCGCAGCCGAGCTGGCTACTGCCTCAGCCTGGACTGCGGCCTGCGGGGCCCCTTCGAGGACAGCCCCCTGCCTCAGCGGCCCCCGCGGGCTGCCCGCTCCTACTCCTGCTCTGCCCCTGAGGCCCCACCGCCTCTGGGCGCCCCCACAACCGCCCGCAGCTGCCACCGGCTGGAGGGCTGGCCGCCCTGGGTGGGACCCTGCTTCCCTGAGCTGAGGCGGCGGGTCCCCCGCGGAGGCAGCCGGCCCCAAGCCCCCACAGCCCCTCCAGCCCGCGGTCCCACTCGCCGCTTCAGCGACAGCTCAGGTTCCCTCACCCCGCCGGGGCAGCGGCCTCCTCACCCGGCTCCTGTGCCGCCACCGCTGCTGCTGCCTCGGTCCCACAGTGACCCAGGTATCACCACCTCCAGCGACACCG CTGACTTCAGGGACCTTTATACCAAAGTGCTTGAGGAAGAAGCTGCTTCCGTTTCCTCCGCAGACACAG ggcTCTGCTCTGAAGCCTGCCTCTTCCGTCTAGCCCGCTGCCCTTCACCCAAGTTGCTTCGTGCCCGCTCAGCTGAGAAACGGCGCCCCATGCCCACCTTTCAGAAAGTCCCCCTGCCCTCCGGCCCTGCACCCGCCCACTCCCTGGGAGACCTAAAGAGCAGCTGGCCAGGCCGGGGCTTGGTCACTCGTTTCTTTCAGATGTCCAAGAAGGCCCCAGACCCCAGTGGGAATGGGGCCCATGGGCTTAAGCAG GTGCCCCGGAGCCCATGGGGCCGGCCAGGCCGAGAGAGCCTCCACCTTCGCAGCTGTGGCGACCTGAGCTCCGGCTCTTCCCTGCGGCGCCTCCTGTCTGGCCGCCGGCTAGAACGGGGTACCCGCCCCCACAGCCTCAGCCTCAGTGGGGGCAGCCGGGAGACTGGACTCTGA
- the FAM189B gene encoding protein FAM189B isoform X2: MMPSPSDSSRSLTSRPSTRGLTHLRLHRPWLQALLTLGLAQVLLGVLVVTFSMVASSVTTTESIKRSCPSWAGFSGWARPVVRGSLMCLPLARLSLYPLCPQLAFSGVVGVVSWKRPFTLVISFFSLLSVLCVMLSMAGSVLSCKNAQLARDFQDCSMEGKVCVCCPSVPLLRPCPESGQELKVASNSTCDEARGALKNLLFSVCGLTICAAIICTLSAIICCIQIFSLDLVHTLAPERSVSGPLGSLGCASSPPAPLLHTMLDLEEFVPPVPPPPYYPPEYTCSSETDAQSITYNGSMDSPVPLYPTDCPPSYEAVMGLRGDSQATLFDPQLHDSSCICDRVASIVDVSMDSGSLVLSAIGDFPGGSSPSEDSCLLELQGSVRSVDYVLFRSIQRSRAGYCLSLDCGLRGPFEDSPLPQRPPRAARSYSCSAPEAPPPLGAPTTARSCHRLEGWPPWVGPCFPELRRRVPRGGSRPQAPTAPPARGPTRRFSDSSGSLTPPGQRPPHPAPVPPPLLLPRSHSDPGITTSSDTADFRDLYTKVLEEEAASVSSADTGLCSEACLFRLARCPSPKLLRARSAEKRRPMPTFQKVPLPSGPAPAHSLGDLKSSWPGRGLVTRFFQMSKKAPDPSGNGAHGLKQVPRSPWGRPGRESLHLRSCGDLSSGSSLRRLLSGRRLERGTRPHSLSLSGGSRETGL; this comes from the exons ATGATGCCCTCACCCAGTGACTCCAGCCGCTCGCTGACCAGCCGACCCAGCACCCGGGGCCTTACCCACCTCCGCCTCCACCGACCCTGGCTGCAGGCCCTGCTCACGCTAGGGCTGGCCCAGGTGCTCCTGGGCGTCCTGGTGGTCACCTTCAGCATGGTGGCCTCCTCCGTCACCACCACTGAGAGCATCAAGAGGTCCTGCCCATCTTGGGCTGGGTTCTCG GGCTGGGCACGCCCTGTGGTGAGGGGCTCACTCATGTGCCTCCCCCTTGCCAGGCTGAGCCTGTACCCACTCTGTCCCCAGCTGGCGTTCTCCGGGGTAGTTGGCGTTGTGTCTTGGAAGCGGCCATTCACTTTAGTG atctccttcttctccctgctTTCCGTGCTCTGTGTCATGCTCAGCATGGCTGGCTCTGTTCTCTCCTGTAAGAATGCTCAGCTGGCCCGAGACTTCCAAGACTGCTCCATG GAAGGAAAGGTCTGTGTGTGCTGCCCCTCCGTTCCCCTCCTCCGGCCCTGCCCAGAGTCAGGCCAGGAACTGAAAGTTGCCTCTAACTCCACCTGTGACGAAGCCCGAGGAGCCCTCAAG AACCTGCTCTTCAGTGTCTGTGGGCTGACCATTTGTGCCGCCATCATCTGTACCCTCTCAGCTATCATCTGCTGCATCCAAATCTTCTCCCTGGACCTCGTGCACACG CTGGCCCCTGAGCGCTCAGTCTCTGGCCCTTTGGGGTCCCTGGGCTGTGCATCGTcgcccccagcccctctcctgcaCACCATGCTGGATTTGGAAGAATTTGTACCACCAGTACCCCCTCCGCCCTACTATCCCCCAGAGTACACCTGTAGCTCCGAAACAGATGCACAGAG CATCACCTACAATGGCTCCATGGACAGTCCAGTGCCCTTGTACCCTACCGACTGCCCCCCTTCTTATGAGGCTGTCATGGGGCTACGAGGAGACAGCCAG GCCACTCTGTTTGATCCTCAGCTTCACGATAGCTCCTGCATCTGCGACCGCGTGGCCTCCATTGTAGATG TGTCCATGGATAGTGGGTCTCTGGTGCTGTCAGCCATTGGTGACTTCCCCGGGGGCTCCAGCCCATCGGAGGACTCCTGCCTGCTGGAGCTGCAGGGCTCCGTGCGATCCGTCGACTACGTGCTCTTCCGCTCCATCCAGCGCAGCCGAGCTGGCTACTGCCTCAGCCTGGACTGCGGCCTGCGGGGCCCCTTCGAGGACAGCCCCCTGCCTCAGCGGCCCCCGCGGGCTGCCCGCTCCTACTCCTGCTCTGCCCCTGAGGCCCCACCGCCTCTGGGCGCCCCCACAACCGCCCGCAGCTGCCACCGGCTGGAGGGCTGGCCGCCCTGGGTGGGACCCTGCTTCCCTGAGCTGAGGCGGCGGGTCCCCCGCGGAGGCAGCCGGCCCCAAGCCCCCACAGCCCCTCCAGCCCGCGGTCCCACTCGCCGCTTCAGCGACAGCTCAGGTTCCCTCACCCCGCCGGGGCAGCGGCCTCCTCACCCGGCTCCTGTGCCGCCACCGCTGCTGCTGCCTCGGTCCCACAGTGACCCAGGTATCACCACCTCCAGCGACACCG CTGACTTCAGGGACCTTTATACCAAAGTGCTTGAGGAAGAAGCTGCTTCCGTTTCCTCCGCAGACACAG ggcTCTGCTCTGAAGCCTGCCTCTTCCGTCTAGCCCGCTGCCCTTCACCCAAGTTGCTTCGTGCCCGCTCAGCTGAGAAACGGCGCCCCATGCCCACCTTTCAGAAAGTCCCCCTGCCCTCCGGCCCTGCACCCGCCCACTCCCTGGGAGACCTAAAGAGCAGCTGGCCAGGCCGGGGCTTGGTCACTCGTTTCTTTCAGATGTCCAAGAAGGCCCCAGACCCCAGTGGGAATGGGGCCCATGGGCTTAAGCAG GTGCCCCGGAGCCCATGGGGCCGGCCAGGCCGAGAGAGCCTCCACCTTCGCAGCTGTGGCGACCTGAGCTCCGGCTCTTCCCTGCGGCGCCTCCTGTCTGGCCGCCGGCTAGAACGGGGTACCCGCCCCCACAGCCTCAGCCTCAGTGGGGGCAGCCGGGAGACTGGACTCTGA
- the FAM189B gene encoding protein FAM189B isoform X1: MMPSPSDSSRSLTSRPSTRGLTHLRLHRPWLQALLTLGLAQVLLGVLVVTFSMVASSVTTTESIKRSCPSWAGFSGWARPVVRGSLMCLPLARLSLYPLCPQLAFSGVVGVVSWKRPFTLVISFFSLLSVLCVMLSMAGSVLSCKNAQLARDFQDCSMEGKVCVCCPSVPLLRPCPESGQELKVASNSTCDEARGALKNLLFSVCGLTICAAIICTLSAIICCIQIFSLDLVHTQLAPERSVSGPLGSLGCASSPPAPLLHTMLDLEEFVPPVPPPPYYPPEYTCSSETDAQSITYNGSMDSPVPLYPTDCPPSYEAVMGLRGDSQATLFDPQLHDSSCICDRVASIVDVSMDSGSLVLSAIGDFPGGSSPSEDSCLLELQGSVRSVDYVLFRSIQRSRAGYCLSLDCGLRGPFEDSPLPQRPPRAARSYSCSAPEAPPPLGAPTTARSCHRLEGWPPWVGPCFPELRRRVPRGGSRPQAPTAPPARGPTRRFSDSSGSLTPPGQRPPHPAPVPPPLLLPRSHSDPGITTSSDTADFRDLYTKVLEEEAASVSSADTGLCSEACLFRLARCPSPKLLRARSAEKRRPMPTFQKVPLPSGPAPAHSLGDLKSSWPGRGLVTRFFQMSKKAPDPSGNGAHGLKQVPRSPWGRPGRESLHLRSCGDLSSGSSLRRLLSGRRLERGTRPHSLSLSGGSRETGL; encoded by the exons ATGATGCCCTCACCCAGTGACTCCAGCCGCTCGCTGACCAGCCGACCCAGCACCCGGGGCCTTACCCACCTCCGCCTCCACCGACCCTGGCTGCAGGCCCTGCTCACGCTAGGGCTGGCCCAGGTGCTCCTGGGCGTCCTGGTGGTCACCTTCAGCATGGTGGCCTCCTCCGTCACCACCACTGAGAGCATCAAGAGGTCCTGCCCATCTTGGGCTGGGTTCTCG GGCTGGGCACGCCCTGTGGTGAGGGGCTCACTCATGTGCCTCCCCCTTGCCAGGCTGAGCCTGTACCCACTCTGTCCCCAGCTGGCGTTCTCCGGGGTAGTTGGCGTTGTGTCTTGGAAGCGGCCATTCACTTTAGTG atctccttcttctccctgctTTCCGTGCTCTGTGTCATGCTCAGCATGGCTGGCTCTGTTCTCTCCTGTAAGAATGCTCAGCTGGCCCGAGACTTCCAAGACTGCTCCATG GAAGGAAAGGTCTGTGTGTGCTGCCCCTCCGTTCCCCTCCTCCGGCCCTGCCCAGAGTCAGGCCAGGAACTGAAAGTTGCCTCTAACTCCACCTGTGACGAAGCCCGAGGAGCCCTCAAG AACCTGCTCTTCAGTGTCTGTGGGCTGACCATTTGTGCCGCCATCATCTGTACCCTCTCAGCTATCATCTGCTGCATCCAAATCTTCTCCCTGGACCTCGTGCACACG CAGCTGGCCCCTGAGCGCTCAGTCTCTGGCCCTTTGGGGTCCCTGGGCTGTGCATCGTcgcccccagcccctctcctgcaCACCATGCTGGATTTGGAAGAATTTGTACCACCAGTACCCCCTCCGCCCTACTATCCCCCAGAGTACACCTGTAGCTCCGAAACAGATGCACAGAG CATCACCTACAATGGCTCCATGGACAGTCCAGTGCCCTTGTACCCTACCGACTGCCCCCCTTCTTATGAGGCTGTCATGGGGCTACGAGGAGACAGCCAG GCCACTCTGTTTGATCCTCAGCTTCACGATAGCTCCTGCATCTGCGACCGCGTGGCCTCCATTGTAGATG TGTCCATGGATAGTGGGTCTCTGGTGCTGTCAGCCATTGGTGACTTCCCCGGGGGCTCCAGCCCATCGGAGGACTCCTGCCTGCTGGAGCTGCAGGGCTCCGTGCGATCCGTCGACTACGTGCTCTTCCGCTCCATCCAGCGCAGCCGAGCTGGCTACTGCCTCAGCCTGGACTGCGGCCTGCGGGGCCCCTTCGAGGACAGCCCCCTGCCTCAGCGGCCCCCGCGGGCTGCCCGCTCCTACTCCTGCTCTGCCCCTGAGGCCCCACCGCCTCTGGGCGCCCCCACAACCGCCCGCAGCTGCCACCGGCTGGAGGGCTGGCCGCCCTGGGTGGGACCCTGCTTCCCTGAGCTGAGGCGGCGGGTCCCCCGCGGAGGCAGCCGGCCCCAAGCCCCCACAGCCCCTCCAGCCCGCGGTCCCACTCGCCGCTTCAGCGACAGCTCAGGTTCCCTCACCCCGCCGGGGCAGCGGCCTCCTCACCCGGCTCCTGTGCCGCCACCGCTGCTGCTGCCTCGGTCCCACAGTGACCCAGGTATCACCACCTCCAGCGACACCG CTGACTTCAGGGACCTTTATACCAAAGTGCTTGAGGAAGAAGCTGCTTCCGTTTCCTCCGCAGACACAG ggcTCTGCTCTGAAGCCTGCCTCTTCCGTCTAGCCCGCTGCCCTTCACCCAAGTTGCTTCGTGCCCGCTCAGCTGAGAAACGGCGCCCCATGCCCACCTTTCAGAAAGTCCCCCTGCCCTCCGGCCCTGCACCCGCCCACTCCCTGGGAGACCTAAAGAGCAGCTGGCCAGGCCGGGGCTTGGTCACTCGTTTCTTTCAGATGTCCAAGAAGGCCCCAGACCCCAGTGGGAATGGGGCCCATGGGCTTAAGCAG GTGCCCCGGAGCCCATGGGGCCGGCCAGGCCGAGAGAGCCTCCACCTTCGCAGCTGTGGCGACCTGAGCTCCGGCTCTTCCCTGCGGCGCCTCCTGTCTGGCCGCCGGCTAGAACGGGGTACCCGCCCCCACAGCCTCAGCCTCAGTGGGGGCAGCCGGGAGACTGGACTCTGA
- the SCAMP3 gene encoding secretory carrier-associated membrane protein 3, whose translation MAQSRDGENPFAGPGELDNPFQDPAVIQHRPSPQYATLDVYNPFETREPPLAYEPPAPAPLPSPSAPSLQSSRKLSPTEPKNYGSYSTQASAAAATAELLKKQEELNRKAEELDRRERELQHAALGGTAARQNNWPPLPSFCPVQPCFFQDISMEIPQEFQKTVSTMYYLWMCSTLALLLNFLACLASFCVETSNGSGFGLSILWVLLFTPCSFVCWYRPMYKAFRSDSSFNFFVFFFIFFVQDVLFVLQAIGIPGWGFSGWISALVVLKTNTAVAVLMLLVALLFTGIAVLGIVMLKRIHSLYRRTGASFQKAQQEFAAGVFSNPAVRTAAANAAAGAAENAFRAP comes from the exons ATGGCTCAGAGCAGAGACGGCGAAAACCCCTTCGCCGGGCCCGGCGAGCTTGACAACCCCTTTCAG GACCCAGCTGTGATCCAGCACCGACCCAGCCCGCAGTATGCCACTCTTGACGTCTACAACCCTTTTGAGACCCGGGAG CCCCCACTGGCCTATgagcctcctgcccctgccccgttGCCTTCACCCTCGGCGCCCTCCTTGCAGTCGTCAAGAAAGCTCAGCCCCACAGAACCCAAGAACTATGGCTCCTACAGCACCCAG GCTTCAGCTGCTGCAGCCACTGCTGAGCTGCTGAAGAAGCAGGAGGAGCTCAACCGGAAGGCCGAGGAGTTGGACCGGAGGGAGCGGGAACTGCAGCATGCTGCCCTGGGGGGCACAGCTG CTCGACAGAACAATTGGCCCCCCCTACCTTCTTTTTGCCCAGTCCAGCCCTGCTTTTTCCAGGACATCTCCATGGAGATCCCCCAAGAATTTCAGAAGACCGTATCTACCATGTACTACCTCTGGATGT GCAGCACGCTGGCCCTTCTCCTGAATTTTCTTGCCTGCCTGGCCAGTTTCTGTGTGGAGACCAGCAATGGCTCAGGCTTTGGGCTCTCTATCCTCTGGGTCCTCCTTTTCACTCCCTGCTCCTTTGTGTGCTGGTACCGCCCCATGTATAAGGCCTTCCG GAGTGACAGTTCATTCAATTTCTtcgttttcttcttcattttcttcgtCCAGGATGTGCTTTTTGTCCTCCAGGCCATTGGCATCCCAGGTTGGGGGTTCAG TGGCTGGATCTCTGCTCTGGTGGTGCTGAAGACCAACACGGCTGTAGCTGTGCTCATGCTCCTGGTTGCCCTGCTCTTCACTGGCATAGCTGTGCTGGGAATTGTGATGCTAAAGCGG ATCCACTCCTTGTACCGCCGCACAGGTGCCAGCTTTCAGAAAGCCCAGCAAGAATTTGCTGCTGGTGTCTTCTCCAACCCCGCGGTGCGAACTGCCGCCGCCAACGCAGCCGCTGGCGCTGCCGAAAATGCCTTCCGAGCCCCATGA